A region of Elusimicrobiota bacterium DNA encodes the following proteins:
- a CDS encoding type IV pilus twitching motility protein PilT — translation MNMNDLLLLMVQKKASDLHLTVGVPPCLRIDGTLVQTNLEKLTGDGSQRLVYSLLSDAQKQKFESENELDISFGIKGLGRVRMNVYRQRGSVGAALRSVPSRFMSFEEIGLPPGVGDVVNLPRGLVLVTGPTGSGKSTTLASIIDFINENRQCHIVTVEDPIEYIHFHKQSVVNQRELGSDTSSFTQALKYVLRQDPDVILVGEMRDIETINAAITIAETGHLVFSTLHTNDAASTVNRILDAFPTERQEQARTQLSMTLQAIISQTLLLHSSGVGRVLACEFLMVTPAVRNLIREQKVEQIYLSMQTGSKSGMQTMNQCLYNLGLKGQITTEEALGTSSDPEELRRLLPKGYTEQM, via the coding sequence CTGAACATGAACGACCTGCTCCTTTTGATGGTTCAAAAAAAAGCGTCGGATCTGCACTTGACCGTGGGCGTGCCCCCCTGTCTCCGGATCGATGGGACCTTGGTTCAAACCAATTTGGAGAAACTGACAGGGGATGGCTCTCAACGTTTGGTTTATTCCCTTCTTTCCGACGCCCAGAAGCAGAAGTTTGAGTCGGAAAACGAATTGGACATTTCCTTCGGGATCAAGGGATTGGGCCGGGTTCGGATGAACGTGTACCGGCAACGCGGTTCGGTGGGCGCGGCGCTCCGGTCCGTGCCGTCCCGGTTCATGAGTTTTGAGGAGATCGGCCTGCCCCCCGGGGTCGGGGATGTGGTCAATTTGCCTCGCGGTCTGGTTTTGGTGACGGGGCCCACGGGGTCCGGCAAGTCGACCACGCTGGCCAGCATCATCGACTTCATCAACGAAAACCGACAGTGCCATATCGTGACGGTGGAGGATCCCATCGAGTATATCCATTTCCACAAACAATCCGTCGTCAACCAACGGGAACTGGGGAGCGATACGTCGAGTTTTACCCAAGCCTTGAAATACGTTCTCCGGCAGGACCCGGACGTCATCCTGGTGGGGGAAATGCGGGACATCGAAACCATCAACGCCGCCATCACCATCGCGGAAACGGGCCACCTCGTGTTCTCCACTCTCCACACCAACGACGCCGCCTCGACGGTCAACCGCATCCTGGACGCCTTTCCCACCGAGCGTCAAGAACAGGCGCGGACTCAGCTGTCGATGACGCTTCAGGCGATCATTAGTCAGACTCTCCTTCTCCACTCCTCCGGCGTCGGACGTGTTTTGGCGTGCGAATTTCTGATGGTGACCCCGGCGGTTCGCAACTTGATTCGGGAACAGAAAGTGGAACAGATCTATCTGTCCATGCAGACGGGGTCCAAAAGCGGGATGCAGACCATGAACCAATGCCTGTACAACCTGGGGCTGAAGGGCCAAATTACCACTGAGGAGGCCCTGGGGACCTCCTCCGACCCGGAGGAACTCCGTCGACTTCTCCCCAAAGGGTACACCGAGCAGATGTAA
- the tadA gene encoding Flp pilus assembly complex ATPase component TadA, which translates to MTSRENKKKRLGDLLVQENLITQKQLDQAVEVQRVKGGRLGDILVELNFATEDLVLSVLAKRAGIPFVSSLSVYGKVPAEILALVPADIARQQSVFPLAREGNTLTVALSDPFVELNAVDDLKIQTGFEIKMVLASEKEIQKAVERDYAVLRTTNAALSGSAVSQSDVAVDPQMTTILNALIDNGAKLGADHIFLEPGPASVHVRYRVKGTLEKKPDLPLHHQAPLVAHIKNLARLNVAERWLPQDGRLRGQWEGHALDVKVSTLPTVAGEKVVLSLLDSARAMPLDLAKLGLEPGVLEHYQKLIEAKEGLLVVAGPSGAGKTATLYATLNALNRSDRHLLTIEDPVERFVDGVTQMQVRADVRVTLASGLHILRRQDPDVLMVTEISDLDTAEVAVDAASGCLVLSSVVAPDALGAIQKLVEMGVPPSLLAGRLVGVLAQRLVRTICPNCREAYTLSLRELMAAGVGEKEIRGAKRAESFTVHRGRGCGQCLATGYIGAVAVFEVCFVNDNIRRLIAERASPALLARETSERVTLREAAVKKVLAGETTVEEALRVG; encoded by the coding sequence ATGACAAGCAGAGAGAACAAGAAAAAGCGCTTGGGAGATTTGCTCGTCCAGGAAAATCTGATCACTCAGAAACAACTGGACCAAGCGGTGGAGGTCCAGCGCGTCAAAGGCGGGCGGCTGGGCGATATCTTGGTGGAACTCAACTTTGCCACGGAAGACCTCGTTCTCTCGGTCCTGGCCAAACGGGCTGGGATCCCTTTCGTCTCCTCCCTCTCCGTTTACGGAAAGGTTCCTGCCGAGATCTTGGCCTTGGTCCCGGCCGACATCGCCCGACAGCAAAGCGTGTTCCCGTTGGCCCGGGAGGGGAACACTCTGACGGTGGCTCTCTCCGATCCGTTCGTGGAGTTGAACGCGGTGGACGACCTTAAAATTCAGACCGGTTTTGAAATCAAAATGGTTCTCGCTTCGGAGAAAGAAATCCAAAAAGCCGTGGAACGCGACTACGCGGTTTTGAGGACGACGAACGCGGCGCTTTCCGGGTCGGCCGTTTCCCAGAGCGATGTGGCTGTGGATCCCCAAATGACCACCATCCTGAACGCCCTCATTGATAACGGGGCCAAACTGGGCGCTGATCATATTTTTTTAGAGCCCGGGCCCGCCTCTGTTCACGTTCGCTACCGGGTGAAGGGGACGCTGGAGAAAAAACCAGATCTCCCTCTTCATCATCAAGCGCCGCTCGTGGCGCATATAAAAAATCTGGCTCGCTTGAACGTGGCGGAGCGCTGGTTGCCCCAGGACGGGCGGCTTCGAGGCCAATGGGAGGGCCATGCGTTGGATGTCAAAGTCTCCACGCTTCCGACCGTGGCGGGGGAGAAAGTGGTGTTGTCTCTTTTGGATTCCGCGCGGGCCATGCCACTGGACCTTGCGAAATTAGGATTGGAGCCGGGGGTGCTTGAACACTACCAGAAGCTGATCGAGGCCAAGGAAGGCCTCCTCGTGGTGGCGGGCCCATCGGGAGCCGGGAAAACGGCGACGCTCTACGCGACCTTGAACGCCCTGAACCGCTCGGACCGCCATTTATTGACCATTGAAGATCCCGTGGAGCGTTTCGTAGACGGGGTGACGCAAATGCAGGTGCGGGCGGATGTGCGCGTGACCCTGGCCTCGGGATTGCATATTCTCCGGCGGCAAGACCCTGACGTTTTGATGGTGACCGAGATATCCGACCTGGACACGGCCGAGGTCGCGGTGGACGCCGCGTCGGGTTGCCTCGTTCTGTCCTCCGTCGTCGCTCCCGATGCGTTGGGCGCCATTCAGAAGTTGGTGGAGATGGGGGTCCCGCCGTCTCTCTTGGCGGGGCGGCTGGTCGGGGTCCTCGCCCAACGGCTGGTGCGCACGATCTGTCCGAACTGCCGGGAGGCCTATACCTTGTCCCTCCGGGAATTGATGGCGGCCGGGGTCGGCGAAAAGGAGATCCGCGGGGCCAAAAGAGCCGAGTCTTTTACGGTCCACCGGGGGCGCGGTTGCGGCCAGTGTCTGGCCACCGGGTACATCGGCGCGGTGGCTGTCTTTGAGGTCTGTTTTGTGAACGACAATATTCGACGGTTGATCGCTGAACGGGCGAGCCCCGCCCTCCTGGCCCGGGAGACGTCGGAGCGCGTCACGCTCCGCGAGGCGGCCGTCAAAAAGGTATTGGCGGGCGAGACGACGGTGGAGGAAGCCTTGCGGGTTGGCTGA
- a CDS encoding phosphotransacetylase → MGPSPLWEGLRRRAAARSARLLFVEAEDPRVLSAAAYLRDKEIARPLLVGSLPGIEEAARAAGIDLAGLECIDPATHGRLEEFWRAFFERRKTKGMTEAQARELARDPLYFGVMALGAGLADGLVGGAVRTTGDTVRAGFAGLGMAPGAEIVFGTFLMDCPHAAGGARTLLFADAGVSPHPSPRALAAVGIASAELFTKFTGGTARVAFLSFSTAGSAEDESVTAVRRAVELCRKKAPGLAVDGELQGDAALVDHIARQKGVSDLSVAGRANVLIFPDLNAGNIGYKLVQYLGGARAVGPLLAGLARPMSDLSRGCTDEDIVDAAVLTALL, encoded by the coding sequence TTGGGCCCTTCGCCCCTTTGGGAAGGGCTTCGACGGAGGGCAGCCGCACGGTCGGCGCGTCTTTTGTTCGTGGAAGCGGAAGATCCGCGGGTGTTGTCGGCGGCGGCGTACCTTCGCGACAAGGAAATCGCGCGCCCTCTTCTGGTGGGGAGCCTCCCCGGGATCGAAGAGGCCGCCCGGGCGGCGGGCATCGATCTTGCGGGCCTGGAATGCATAGACCCCGCGACGCACGGGAGGCTGGAAGAGTTTTGGCGGGCGTTCTTTGAACGCCGCAAAACCAAAGGGATGACCGAGGCCCAGGCGCGGGAACTGGCGCGGGACCCGCTCTACTTCGGGGTGATGGCCCTCGGCGCGGGTCTGGCCGACGGGCTGGTGGGCGGGGCGGTGCGGACCACCGGGGACACCGTGCGAGCCGGTTTCGCGGGACTGGGGATGGCCCCCGGGGCGGAGATCGTGTTCGGAACCTTTTTGATGGATTGTCCCCATGCGGCGGGGGGAGCGCGGACGCTTCTCTTCGCGGACGCGGGGGTTTCGCCCCATCCCTCGCCCCGAGCGCTGGCGGCGGTGGGAATCGCCTCGGCGGAGCTGTTTACCAAGTTTACGGGCGGTACGGCGCGGGTCGCCTTCCTGAGCTTTTCGACGGCGGGGAGCGCCGAGGACGAGAGCGTGACCGCGGTTCGCCGCGCGGTGGAGCTGTGCCGCAAAAAAGCGCCCGGCCTGGCGGTGGACGGGGAACTTCAGGGCGATGCGGCCTTGGTGGATCACATCGCCCGACAGAAAGGGGTGTCGGACTTAAGCGTGGCGGGGCGCGCCAACGTTTTGATTTTTCCGGATTTGAATGCGGGAAACATTGGCTACAAGTTGGTCCAATATTTGGGCGGTGCGCGCGCGGTGGGCCCGCTTCTGGCCGGGCTGGCCAGGCCGATGTCGGACCTCTCGCGCGGATGCACCGATGAGGACATTGTGGATGCGGCGGTTTTGACCGCGCTTCTTTGA
- the coaD gene encoding pantetheine-phosphate adenylyltransferase: MTRTRTIVYPGSFDPVTNGHLDIVCRACKIFDHVIVAVTRNSAKSHLFTVGERLDMLNTVLASVIKSGKVRVDSFDGLLADYCRKQGAQAVARGLRALSDFEYEFQMALMNRHLAPELETVFLMADEKYTYLSSSLLKDVVRLGGDAWRFVPPALVDRLKKKLRWKKGQ; this comes from the coding sequence GTGACCCGCACCCGCACCATCGTCTATCCCGGCAGTTTCGATCCCGTGACTAACGGGCACCTGGACATTGTTTGCCGAGCGTGCAAGATTTTTGACCATGTCATCGTGGCGGTCACGCGAAACAGTGCCAAATCCCACCTCTTCACCGTCGGAGAACGGCTGGACATGTTGAACACGGTGTTAGCGTCGGTGATTAAAAGCGGCAAAGTTCGCGTGGACTCTTTCGACGGACTGCTGGCCGACTACTGCCGGAAGCAGGGGGCCCAGGCGGTGGCTCGCGGCCTCCGGGCTTTGTCGGATTTCGAATACGAGTTCCAAATGGCGCTCATGAATCGGCACCTGGCTCCAGAACTTGAGACCGTGTTCCTCATGGCCGACGAAAAATACACCTACCTTTCCTCCTCTTTGCTTAAAGACGTTGTGCGTCTTGGGGGAGACGCCTGGCGTTTCGTGCCGCCCGCGCTCGTGGACCGGCTCAAAAAGAAACTTCGTTGGAAGAAAGGCCAGTGA
- a CDS encoding class I SAM-dependent methyltransferase: MKPAPQGPTLPKDFPIHWYTLSHGSHFWVEWRFRVLSRLVKTHGPSLTTTLQALDVGCGAGVFRSQWEKFCAWTVDGVEQNEWAIHNGASAKGLLYNFDITRPPAEVLGRYDCIFLLDVLEHIEKTRAFLEGIFSCLKPEGFLVINVPAFQSLFSKYDSEAGHHRRYNEKSLRHELLSFPVTIHRVAYWGFTLIPFLLARKILSPSWKTSPDIIRKGFQPPGPVSNLFFKFLMRLENKMGGLMPRGSSLTLIAQRKR; this comes from the coding sequence ATGAAACCCGCCCCCCAGGGACCAACGCTTCCGAAAGACTTCCCCATTCATTGGTATACATTGAGCCACGGATCCCACTTTTGGGTGGAATGGAGGTTTCGGGTGTTGTCGCGATTAGTGAAAACCCACGGGCCTTCCCTGACCACGACCCTTCAGGCCTTGGACGTGGGATGCGGCGCGGGGGTCTTTCGCTCCCAGTGGGAAAAATTTTGCGCGTGGACAGTCGACGGCGTCGAACAGAATGAGTGGGCCATTCACAACGGAGCATCCGCCAAAGGCCTCCTTTATAATTTCGACATCACCCGACCTCCTGCGGAAGTTCTGGGTCGCTATGATTGTATTTTTCTACTCGATGTGTTGGAACACATTGAAAAGACCAGGGCTTTTTTGGAGGGGATTTTTTCTTGTCTAAAACCGGAAGGGTTTCTCGTGATCAATGTCCCCGCCTTCCAGTCTTTGTTTTCAAAATACGATTCGGAAGCGGGCCATCACCGGCGCTACAATGAGAAAAGCCTCCGCCATGAATTGTTGTCTTTCCCTGTGACGATCCACCGGGTGGCCTATTGGGGATTCACCCTGATTCCATTTCTTTTGGCGCGAAAAATCTTGTCGCCAAGTTGGAAAACCTCTCCCGACATCATCAGGAAAGGTTTCCAGCCCCCCGGACCGGTCTCGAACCTTTTCTTTAAATTTCTCATGCGTCTTGAAAATAAGATGGGAGGGCTCATGCCCCGAGGCAGTTCTTTAACGCTGATCGCCCAAAGAAAAAGATGA
- a CDS encoding glycosyltransferase family 2 protein, with product MRTHLQVIVPLFNESDVLPELISRLTAVLALLSLNNMESTVLFVNDGSDDASPVFLEKQAGDDLRFGYLFLSRNFGHQAALSAGLDHADADLIVILDADLQDPPELIPEMVRLWRTEKADVVYGVRKNRKENLFKRLCYAGFYRFFGWLTGLALPLDSGDFSLMTRRAYTTLREMPERVRFMRGLRHWMGFKQCPLPYDRPKRFAGDTKYSFYALTNWPQMVWPVFPSLPFARPSFLPSFLVF from the coding sequence ATGAGAACCCATCTCCAAGTCATCGTGCCATTGTTTAACGAGTCGGACGTCTTGCCCGAATTGATCTCGCGCCTGACGGCGGTTTTAGCCCTTCTTTCCTTGAACAACATGGAAAGCACCGTCCTCTTCGTCAACGACGGAAGCGACGACGCCTCTCCTGTCTTTTTGGAGAAACAAGCCGGCGACGATCTTCGGTTTGGCTACCTCTTTCTCAGTCGTAATTTCGGACATCAGGCGGCCCTATCGGCCGGCCTCGATCACGCGGACGCCGATCTAATTGTCATTTTAGATGCGGACCTCCAAGACCCCCCTGAACTGATTCCCGAAATGGTCCGGCTGTGGCGGACGGAAAAAGCCGACGTGGTCTATGGCGTCCGAAAAAATCGAAAAGAAAACCTCTTTAAGCGATTGTGCTATGCAGGGTTCTATCGGTTCTTCGGATGGCTGACGGGATTAGCCCTTCCTCTGGACTCCGGCGACTTTTCCCTCATGACTCGGCGGGCCTACACGACCTTGCGCGAGATGCCCGAGCGCGTTCGTTTCATGAGAGGTCTGCGCCACTGGATGGGATTCAAGCAATGCCCTTTGCCTTACGATCGGCCCAAACGATTTGCGGGCGACACTAAATATAGTTTCTATGCCCTTACAAATTGGCCACAGATGGTCTGGCCAGTTTTTCCATCGCTCCCCTTCGCGCGGCCCAGTTTTTTGCCTTCCTTTTTGGTCTTTTAA
- the recG gene encoding ATP-dependent DNA helicase RecG: MGATRGRHRTINFEKSYHFPRKTANRSQRRRSGGRRIRPLLQYLPGVGPGRAKALAKLGLSTVGDLLRHFPRVHEDRRLVPPSAWGLPGTAVAAQGTVRDFQVSSAGKDLLIGRASLAGDGRFFEALWFRRRSFRFDPFDGLKKRLSPGARLGVYGPWQAGPRGPEIRVEDHDFPTDAPSPHMDRLAPVYDLTEGVDGRWLRGLAWAVRDAAARAADALPETLRAEHHLPGLGEALGEFHFPSSPESREQARRRLAFDEFFFLEMALARLRRGREEGPPAPRCPPTRELLTPFRQALGFDFTSAQRRVINEIFDDMAGSRPMNRLLMGEVGSGKTVVAVSALLLAAEAGFQSALMAPTEILAEQHAHGLARLLRGLPIRWALVTGGRTASQKRRDRDALASGEIQIAVGTHALLEDEVAFQSLGLAVIDEQHRFGVDQRATLGAKGVSPHVLLMTATPIPRTLALTVYGDLSVSVIDQLPPGRPGIATRWSPEGDALSAVRRAVGEGRQAYVVFPLVEESERLDLRAVLKGWEHLKSLFPGIEVGLLHGRLKSAEKEVAMSAFARGEVKILAATPVIEVGIDVANATVLVVMNAERFGLAQLHQLRGRVGRGRHASECHLVSGAPSVEAAERLRLLCRTSDGFKLAEEDLRRRGPGEFLGEAQHGLPEFRVGNLASDGALIGEAREAAFSLVARDPDLSLPEHRPLAEDLRRRFAHRLRFGRVA; the protein is encoded by the coding sequence TTGGGCGCCACGCGGGGACGCCACCGAACCATAAATTTTGAAAAATCATACCACTTTCCTCGAAAAACGGCAAACCGCTCCCAGCGCCGGCGGTCCGGAGGGCGTCGGATTCGACCGCTCCTCCAATACCTTCCCGGCGTAGGTCCCGGCCGGGCCAAGGCCCTGGCCAAACTCGGTCTTTCGACCGTGGGCGATCTTCTTCGCCATTTCCCGCGGGTCCACGAAGACCGCCGCCTGGTTCCTCCGAGCGCCTGGGGCTTGCCCGGGACGGCGGTGGCGGCCCAGGGAACGGTGCGGGATTTCCAGGTGTCATCAGCGGGGAAGGATCTTCTGATCGGGCGCGCTTCTCTGGCGGGAGACGGACGGTTCTTCGAGGCCCTTTGGTTTCGCCGTCGATCCTTCCGATTCGATCCCTTTGACGGTTTGAAAAAGAGGCTCTCCCCGGGGGCTCGTTTGGGCGTCTACGGACCCTGGCAGGCCGGACCCCGGGGCCCCGAAATTCGCGTGGAGGACCACGACTTCCCCACCGACGCGCCCTCTCCCCACATGGATCGGTTGGCTCCCGTTTATGATTTGACGGAGGGCGTGGATGGGCGTTGGCTTCGGGGATTGGCCTGGGCGGTTCGGGACGCCGCCGCGAGGGCGGCGGACGCGCTCCCGGAGACCCTTCGCGCCGAACACCACCTTCCGGGGTTGGGGGAAGCGCTGGGGGAATTCCATTTCCCCTCCAGCCCCGAGTCCCGCGAGCAGGCCCGTCGTCGGCTGGCGTTTGATGAGTTCTTTTTTCTGGAAATGGCCTTGGCCCGTCTTCGCCGAGGAAGAGAAGAGGGGCCCCCGGCTCCCCGCTGTCCGCCCACACGGGAACTCCTGACTCCCTTTCGACAAGCGTTGGGGTTCGATTTCACATCGGCGCAACGGCGCGTCATTAACGAAATCTTTGATGACATGGCAGGCTCCCGGCCCATGAATCGGCTTTTGATGGGCGAGGTGGGGTCGGGGAAAACCGTGGTGGCCGTTTCCGCGCTTCTCTTGGCGGCGGAGGCCGGGTTCCAGTCCGCGCTCATGGCCCCGACGGAAATTTTGGCGGAACAACATGCGCACGGTTTGGCCCGTTTGCTTCGCGGTCTGCCGATCCGCTGGGCTCTGGTCACGGGGGGACGGACGGCGTCCCAGAAACGCCGGGACCGGGACGCCCTGGCCTCGGGCGAGATCCAAATCGCCGTGGGGACCCACGCGCTCCTGGAAGACGAAGTGGCTTTCCAGTCCCTGGGCCTGGCCGTGATCGACGAACAACATCGTTTCGGCGTCGACCAGCGGGCGACGCTGGGCGCCAAAGGGGTTTCGCCCCACGTTCTCCTCATGACCGCCACCCCCATTCCTCGGACCTTGGCTTTGACGGTCTATGGCGACCTCTCGGTGTCCGTGATCGATCAATTGCCGCCCGGCCGTCCCGGAATCGCCACCCGCTGGTCGCCGGAAGGGGACGCCCTGTCCGCCGTCCGCCGCGCCGTGGGGGAAGGGCGCCAAGCCTATGTGGTGTTCCCTTTGGTGGAAGAGTCCGAACGGTTGGACCTGAGAGCCGTTCTGAAAGGGTGGGAACACTTGAAGTCCCTGTTCCCCGGCATCGAGGTGGGCCTTTTGCACGGCCGACTGAAATCCGCGGAGAAAGAAGTGGCGATGTCGGCCTTCGCCCGGGGGGAGGTCAAAATTTTGGCCGCCACCCCGGTGATCGAGGTCGGGATCGACGTGGCGAACGCCACGGTCCTCGTTGTTATGAATGCGGAGCGTTTCGGCTTGGCCCAGCTTCATCAATTGCGGGGCCGGGTGGGCCGCGGGCGGCACGCTTCGGAGTGCCACCTCGTGTCCGGCGCTCCCTCCGTCGAGGCCGCGGAACGGTTACGTCTTCTCTGTCGAACCTCCGACGGGTTTAAATTGGCCGAGGAAGATCTTCGGCGCCGGGGTCCCGGCGAGTTTTTAGGCGAGGCCCAGCACGGCCTGCCGGAATTTCGCGTCGGAAACCTGGCCAGCGACGGGGCCTTGATTGGGGAGGCGAGGGAGGCGGCGTTTTCCCTGGTGGCCCGCGACCCGGACCTTTCCCTGCCGGAGCACCGCCCCCTAGCGGAAGATCTACGCCGCCGCTTCGCCCACCGCCTCCGGTTCGGCCGCGTCGCGTAG
- a CDS encoding 50S ribosomal protein L28: protein MAYRCTICDKGVSAGKSVSHSHRKTNRRFAPNLQRVKVRTSSGPRRQYVCTTCLRSGKAQKAA from the coding sequence ATGGCCTATCGTTGCACCATCTGTGACAAAGGCGTGAGCGCCGGAAAATCCGTCAGCCACTCCCACCGCAAAACCAACCGTCGCTTTGCGCCCAACCTTCAACGGGTCAAAGTCCGCACGTCCTCCGGCCCCCGTCGCCAATACGTTTGCACCACCTGCCTGCGATCCGGAAAAGCTCAAAAAGCCGCCTAG